A portion of the Lolium rigidum isolate FL_2022 chromosome 1, APGP_CSIRO_Lrig_0.1, whole genome shotgun sequence genome contains these proteins:
- the LOC124683592 gene encoding abscisic acid receptor PYL3-like, with product MDGGSSEAAQLARQLADCRLTERCDLCPEEMSYVQRFHRREPTSNQCTSIVTQHVKAPLQTVWSLVRKFDQPQLFKPFVTECVMHGNMEPGSVRDVQVQTGLPATRSTERLELLDDNEHIISVKFIGGDHLLKNYSSILTVHPEVIDGHPATLVIESFVVDVPVMNTKDDICYFVETLLRCNLKSLADVSEKRVNHAALN from the exons ATGGACGGCGGAAGCAGCGAAGCGGCGCAATTGGCGAGGCAGCTAGCGGACTGCAGGCTCACAGAGCGGTGCGATCTCTGCCCGGAGGAGATGTCGTACGTGCAGAGGTTTCACCGCCGTGAGCCAACCAGCAACCAGTGCACCTCCATCGTCACCCAGCATGTCAAGGCTCCTCTCCAAACG GTTTGGTCACTCGTGAGGAAGTTTGACCAGCCGCAACTTTTCAAGCCTTTTGTGACCGAGTGTGTGATGCATGGTAACATGGAGCCGGGAAGTGTTAGAGATGTCCAAGTGCAAACTGGGTTGCCAGCTACAAGGAGCACTGAGAGGCTAGAGCTGCTCGATGACAATGAGCATATCATCAGTGTCAAGTTTATTGGTGGTGATCATTTGCTGAAG AACTATTCATCTATTTTGACTGTCCACCCTGAGGTCATTGATGGCCATCCTGCAACGCTGGTGATCGAGTCATTCGTGGTTGATGTCCCAGTGATGAATACCAAAGACGACATCTGCTACTTTGTCGAGACCTTGCTGAGGTGCAACCTCAAGTCTCTTGCTGATGTGTCGGAGAAGCGCGTCAATCATGCTGCACTGAACTAA